A region from the Polaribacter sp. Hel1_33_78 genome encodes:
- a CDS encoding TlpA disulfide reductase family protein has protein sequence MKKLFLLLIIVFISCNSEQPTQFSTDAYKEMLIGLDDSKITLREVLYNYKGKKIFIDVWASWCKDCIVGVPKVKELQKEFPGVVFLFLSVDRSNPSWKRAIKRYNLKGVHYNLPEGMKDGKFVDFINLNWIPRYMVIDETGEITLFKATNAADKKIKEVLKKIK, from the coding sequence ATGAAAAAATTATTTCTTTTATTGATTATCGTTTTTATAAGTTGTAACTCAGAACAACCTACACAGTTTTCTACCGACGCATATAAGGAAATGTTGATTGGTCTAGACGATTCTAAAATAACGCTAAGAGAAGTTTTATATAATTATAAAGGGAAAAAAATCTTTATAGATGTTTGGGCCTCTTGGTGCAAAGATTGTATTGTGGGCGTGCCAAAGGTAAAAGAATTACAAAAAGAATTTCCTGGTGTAGTATTTTTGTTTTTATCTGTTGACAGGAGCAATCCTTCCTGGAAAAGAGCTATTAAAAGGTACAATTTAAAAGGAGTACATTATAATTTACCAGAAGGAATGAAAGACGGTAAATTTGTAGATTTCATCAATTTAAATTGGATTCCAAGATATATGGTTATCGATGAAACTGGAGAAATAACTTTATTTAAAGCTACAAATGCAGCAGACAAAAAGATAAAAGAAGTGTTAAAAAAAATCAAATAA
- the pyrF gene encoding orotidine-5'-phosphate decarboxylase produces the protein MTTQQLVSQIKQKKSFLCIGLDVDLGKIPRHLLKLEDPFFEFNKAIIDATHHLCVAYKPNTAFYEAYGLKGWQALEKTISYINNKHPEIFTIADAKRGDIGNTSTMYAKAFLQDLAFDSVTVAPYMGKDSVEPFLDFKDKHTIMLALTSNEGAFDFQTLHVNDQELYKKVLQVSKSWRNSENLMYVVGATKAEYFKEIRKIVPDSFLLVPGVGAQGGNLQDVCKYGLSENIGLLINSSRGIIYASNSTDFAQVAALKAKELQTEMSFILENRF, from the coding sequence ATGACAACGCAACAACTTGTATCACAAATAAAACAAAAAAAATCTTTTTTATGTATAGGTTTAGATGTAGATCTTGGTAAAATTCCTAGGCATTTATTAAAATTAGAAGATCCATTTTTTGAATTTAACAAAGCCATTATTGATGCAACGCACCATTTGTGTGTTGCCTACAAGCCAAATACTGCTTTTTATGAGGCTTATGGTCTTAAAGGTTGGCAAGCGCTGGAAAAAACAATTTCTTACATCAATAACAAACATCCAGAAATTTTTACAATTGCAGATGCAAAAAGAGGAGATATAGGCAATACATCAACAATGTATGCGAAGGCTTTTTTACAAGATTTGGCTTTTGATTCTGTTACTGTAGCGCCTTATATGGGTAAAGATTCTGTTGAACCCTTTTTGGATTTTAAAGATAAGCACACTATTATGTTGGCATTAACTTCTAACGAAGGTGCTTTTGATTTTCAGACCTTGCACGTCAACGATCAGGAATTGTATAAAAAAGTTTTACAAGTTTCAAAATCTTGGAGAAATTCAGAAAACTTGATGTATGTTGTTGGAGCTACAAAAGCTGAATATTTTAAAGAAATCAGAAAAATAGTTCCGGATTCTTTTCTGTTAGTTCCTGGAGTGGGAGCACAAGGAGGAAACTTGCAGGATGTTTGTAAATATGGATTATCAGAAAATATTGGTTTGTTAATCAATTCGTCAAGAGGAATAATTTATGCTTCAAATTCTACAGATTTTGCACAAGTGGCTGCTTTAAAAGCGAAAGAACTACAAACAGAAATGAGCTTCATCCTAGAAAATAGATTCTAA
- a CDS encoding family 16 glycosylhydrolase, with translation MKYLFTILFLSITLFSNGQTVEDDFEGNGTISTWATDESAMNTSFANPYKESINTSNTVLEYKDDGGQYANIFFDTSNTFDLSAYQTFTLKIYVPSASLTQNENNQISLKLQDNTLGEKWTTQTEIIKPIILDQWQTIAFDFKNDTFLKYNENSADPINRKDFNRVLIQINGEDNNAKVTAYIDDFLYDGTITDSNNNGEDPVFDNLVWSDEFNGTGPIDNSKWFQQTRPIINGQSWANGEIQHYTDSNTNSFMVNGSLKIVAKKETYNSYGVTKQYTSARLNSKFAFTYGKIEIRAKMPFGVGTFPALWMLGQNITETGGYWAATHGTTGWPDCGEIDIIEHWGNNQDFVQSAMHNRSSFGGTVNKGGRKINNASTEFHIYTLDWNSNKMTFSVDGIVHYVYNPEDKNIQNWPYNAPQYLLFNVAILPNIASNFTESAMEIDYVRVYQESVASVSDINNLLDIKLFPNPVNDKLNIQFSSDLGKIKGTIYSLTGQKIQTFVQNSSKKTIETSKLSKGIYFLKLESEKETSTHKIVKK, from the coding sequence ATGAAGTACTTATTTACCATATTATTTTTATCAATTACCTTATTTTCTAATGGACAAACTGTAGAAGATGATTTTGAAGGGAATGGAACAATTTCTACTTGGGCTACCGATGAATCAGCAATGAATACATCCTTTGCAAATCCTTATAAAGAAAGTATAAATACTTCTAATACGGTTCTAGAATATAAAGATGATGGAGGCCAATATGCAAATATATTTTTTGACACTTCCAATACATTTGACTTATCTGCATATCAAACTTTTACTCTAAAAATATATGTTCCGTCAGCTAGTCTCACCCAAAATGAAAACAACCAAATATCTTTAAAGTTACAAGACAATACTTTAGGTGAAAAATGGACTACTCAAACGGAAATTATAAAGCCGATTATTTTAGATCAATGGCAAACGATTGCATTCGATTTTAAAAATGATACTTTTTTAAAATACAATGAGAACTCGGCTGACCCTATAAATAGAAAAGACTTTAATAGAGTTTTAATACAAATTAACGGTGAAGACAATAATGCTAAAGTAACAGCATACATTGATGATTTTTTATATGACGGCACCATTACTGACAGTAATAATAATGGTGAAGATCCTGTTTTTGACAACTTAGTTTGGTCTGATGAATTTAATGGTACAGGTCCTATTGATAACAGTAAATGGTTTCAACAAACAAGACCCATTATAAATGGACAAAGTTGGGCTAATGGAGAAATTCAGCATTACACGGATAGCAATACAAATTCTTTTATGGTAAATGGTTCTTTAAAAATTGTAGCTAAAAAAGAAACATACAATAGTTACGGAGTTACTAAACAATACACTTCTGCAAGACTGAATTCTAAATTTGCTTTTACCTATGGTAAAATTGAAATTAGGGCAAAAATGCCTTTTGGAGTAGGTACTTTCCCTGCTCTCTGGATGCTAGGTCAAAACATTACAGAAACTGGAGGTTATTGGGCTGCTACTCATGGAACAACCGGTTGGCCAGATTGTGGAGAAATAGATATTATTGAGCATTGGGGTAACAATCAAGACTTTGTACAAAGTGCTATGCATAATAGATCTAGCTTTGGAGGCACTGTGAATAAAGGAGGAAGAAAAATTAATAATGCATCCACAGAATTTCATATTTATACTCTAGATTGGAATTCTAATAAAATGACTTTTAGTGTAGATGGCATCGTTCATTATGTATATAATCCAGAAGATAAAAACATTCAAAACTGGCCTTATAATGCGCCTCAATATTTATTATTTAATGTTGCTATTTTACCAAACATAGCATCAAATTTTACAGAAAGCGCAATGGAAATTGACTATGTTAGAGTCTATCAAGAATCTGTAGCATCTGTCTCTGATATTAATAACTTGTTAGACATAAAACTTTTCCCTAATCCTGTAAATGATAAATTAAACATTCAATTTTCTTCAGATCTTGGTAAAATTAAAGGAACTATTTATTCTTTAACAGGTCAAAAAATTCAAACATTTGTTCAAAATAGTTCAAAGAAAACGATAGAAACCTCTAAATTATCAAAAGGTATTTATTTCTTAAAATTAGAATCTGAAAAAGAAACATCAACTCATAAGATTGTTAAAAAATAA
- a CDS encoding DUF4197 domain-containing protein: MIKKILVLVIAMQFTSCAELQKVVSQLPNSGGGISQEQIGNGLKQALDNGIKNQVTKLTSKDGFYRNDLVKILLPEELKAVDKGLRKIGLSNLADEGIKVLNRAAEDAVKTATPIFVNAIKNMSFKDAKNILLGEQNAATSYLKNETSTALYSEFTPVIKNSFGKVGADKVWANLINKYNSIPFVNKVNPDLTGYVTKQALQGVYTMIEVEEKGIREKAGLRNTALLKQVFALQDKI, translated from the coding sequence ATGATAAAAAAAATTTTAGTGTTAGTAATTGCAATGCAATTTACAAGTTGCGCAGAATTGCAAAAAGTAGTAAGTCAGTTGCCTAATAGTGGTGGAGGAATATCTCAAGAGCAAATAGGAAATGGTTTAAAACAAGCTTTGGATAATGGAATTAAAAATCAGGTTACCAAATTAACCTCAAAAGACGGTTTTTACAGAAACGATTTAGTTAAAATTTTATTGCCAGAAGAATTGAAAGCTGTAGATAAAGGTTTGCGTAAAATAGGTCTTAGCAATTTAGCAGATGAAGGTATAAAAGTATTAAATAGAGCTGCAGAAGATGCTGTTAAAACCGCGACTCCAATCTTTGTAAATGCAATAAAAAACATGTCTTTTAAGGATGCTAAAAATATACTTTTAGGAGAACAAAATGCAGCAACATCCTATTTAAAAAATGAAACATCAACTGCTTTGTATAGCGAATTTACACCAGTAATTAAAAACTCATTTGGTAAGGTAGGGGCAGATAAAGTTTGGGCAAACTTAATTAACAAATACAACTCAATTCCTTTTGTAAACAAAGTAAACCCAGATTTAACAGGGTATGTAACAAAACAAGCATTGCAAGGTGTATACACAATGATTGAAGTTGAGGAAAAAGGAATTCGTGAAAAAGCGGGATTACGCAACACAGCTTTGCTAAAGCAAGTTTTTGCATTACAAGATAAAATATAA
- a CDS encoding DUF5522 domain-containing protein, translating into MFKPRIEIEKDDYYLNEQGYKVFTEKYHLKRGYCCKSGCKHCPFGYDKKTDTFK; encoded by the coding sequence ATGTTTAAACCAAGAATAGAAATAGAAAAAGACGATTATTACTTGAATGAACAAGGTTACAAGGTCTTTACAGAAAAGTATCATTTAAAAAGAGGCTATTGCTGTAAAAGTGGTTGTAAACATTGCCCCTTTGGATATGATAAAAAAACAGATACTTTTAAATAA
- a CDS encoding NAD(P)/FAD-dependent oxidoreductase, with product MKQDIIIIGAGLSGIGAACHLERKNKNKKYLILEAREELGGTWSLFKYPGIRSDSDMYTFGYSFKTWDDDKSFADAPSILRYLNQASEEFNVKDKIVYHQKVISYNFDTEDNLWTLKVINPTTQEESYYSSQFIFNASGYYNYDHGYTPEFKGLENFKGTFIHPQKWNTNLNYKDKKVVVIGSGATAVTIVPKIAEDVSKVTMLQRTPTYIAALPNKDKIAKFLKFILPSKIAHTLVRVKNILADMLFYNLCRKFPETMKKFILKGIKKELGNEFPLEPHFSPNYRPWDQRFCLVPDGDFFKAIKKGKADVITDSIDVFIENGILLKSGKIIEADIIISATGLKLLPFGGAKISLNNTPFDITKQFIYKGLMLSELPNFLVFAGYTNASWTLKSDLTSEYISRLLKYLDKNNYKSVYAKVIEKNLGELPLIDLDSGYIHRAKDILPKQGDQFPWRLYQNYILDFKALRIDSVKDKRLQFR from the coding sequence ATGAAGCAAGATATTATCATTATTGGAGCAGGTTTATCAGGAATTGGAGCAGCTTGTCATTTAGAAAGAAAAAACAAAAATAAAAAATATTTAATTTTAGAAGCTAGAGAAGAACTAGGTGGAACTTGGAGTTTATTTAAATACCCAGGAATTCGCTCTGATTCAGATATGTATACTTTTGGTTATTCTTTTAAAACTTGGGATGATGATAAATCTTTTGCAGACGCTCCTTCAATCTTAAGATATTTAAATCAAGCTTCAGAAGAATTTAATGTAAAAGATAAAATTGTATATCATCAAAAAGTAATCTCCTATAATTTTGATACCGAAGATAATTTATGGACACTAAAAGTAATAAATCCTACTACTCAAGAAGAATCTTATTATTCTTCGCAATTTATTTTTAATGCAAGTGGATATTACAATTATGATCATGGTTATACTCCAGAATTTAAAGGCCTAGAAAATTTTAAAGGAACATTTATTCATCCTCAAAAATGGAATACAAATTTAAATTATAAAGATAAAAAAGTAGTAGTGATAGGTAGTGGAGCAACCGCTGTAACCATAGTTCCAAAGATTGCAGAAGACGTATCTAAAGTAACCATGTTGCAAAGAACACCAACGTATATTGCTGCTTTACCAAATAAGGATAAAATTGCAAAGTTTCTAAAATTTATATTACCAAGTAAAATTGCACATACTTTAGTACGAGTAAAAAATATTTTGGCAGATATGTTATTCTATAATTTGTGCAGAAAGTTTCCAGAAACGATGAAAAAATTCATTTTAAAAGGAATTAAAAAAGAGTTAGGTAATGAGTTCCCATTAGAACCTCATTTTTCACCAAATTATAGGCCTTGGGATCAACGTTTTTGCTTAGTGCCAGATGGCGATTTTTTTAAAGCTATTAAAAAAGGAAAAGCTGATGTAATAACGGACTCTATTGATGTTTTTATAGAAAATGGAATTCTTTTAAAATCAGGAAAAATTATAGAAGCTGATATTATTATTAGTGCAACTGGTTTAAAACTACTACCGTTTGGTGGAGCTAAAATATCGCTCAACAATACCCCTTTCGATATTACAAAACAGTTTATTTATAAAGGACTAATGTTAAGTGAACTCCCTAATTTTTTGGTTTTTGCTGGTTATACAAACGCCTCTTGGACTTTAAAAAGTGATTTGACAAGTGAATATATTTCAAGACTTTTAAAGTATTTGGATAAAAATAATTATAAATCGGTGTACGCAAAAGTTATAGAAAAAAACCTAGGAGAATTACCTTTAATCGATTTAGATTCTGGTTATATTCATAGAGCGAAAGATATTTTACCAAAACAAGGAGATCAATTTCCTTGGAGATTATATCAAAACTATATTTTAGACTTTAAAGCTTTAAGAATAGACTCCGTTAAAGATAAAAGATTACAATTTAGATAA
- a CDS encoding Xaa-Pro dipeptidyl-peptidase: protein MKIKIQFLLLFLITYSIQSQEKAVPVFKDGEAQIVEAFKNPKDWLRHDLWVETSFDTDGDGRLDRMHVDVSRPAQTESEGLKLPIVYISSPYFAGVAPDTEGAFWNVKHELGEKVADIVHPEVTRRGKRPIISNSHIKTWVPRGYIVVHSSSPGTGLSDGAPTVGGDNESLAPKAVIDWLNGRAKGFISREGSEEVKAFWSTGKVGMTGTSYNGTIPLAAATTGVEGLEAIIPIAPNTSYYHYYRSNGLVRSPGGYLGEDIDVLYDFIHSGKEENRARNNKVVRDTEMANGMDRASGDYNDFWAGRDYLNQMKPMKAALLMSHGFNDWNVMPEHSYRIYKKASEMGLQTQIFYHQNGHGGPPPMKMMNRWFTRYLHGVENNVENDAKAWIVRENDKKNEPTSYKNYPNPEAEAVTFYLNGGAPKVGGLSLNKSSSKAKETLVDNYSFSAETLAQAGYTNHRLLYVTPILKENIHISGLSSITIKAASSKAAVNLSVYLVSLPWNKDRIVKITDNIITRGWADLQNHKSLTESKPLKPGKFYKMTFDFQPDDQIIKKGQQIGLMIFSSDNNYTLLPEPGTELTVDLKGTTITIPIVGGKDAFKKAID, encoded by the coding sequence ATGAAAATTAAAATTCAATTCCTACTCCTTTTTCTTATTACCTATTCAATACAGTCTCAAGAAAAAGCAGTACCCGTTTTTAAAGATGGAGAAGCACAAATAGTAGAAGCATTTAAAAATCCAAAAGATTGGTTACGTCATGATTTATGGGTAGAAACTTCATTTGATACGGACGGAGATGGAAGATTAGACAGAATGCATGTAGATGTATCAAGACCTGCGCAAACTGAGAGCGAAGGTTTAAAGTTACCTATTGTATATATCTCTAGCCCTTATTTTGCTGGTGTTGCACCAGATACAGAAGGAGCTTTTTGGAATGTAAAACATGAACTTGGAGAGAAAGTAGCAGATATTGTTCATCCAGAAGTTACAAGAAGAGGAAAAAGACCAATTATTTCAAATTCTCATATTAAAACCTGGGTGCCAAGAGGTTATATTGTTGTGCATTCTTCTTCTCCAGGAACTGGATTATCTGATGGTGCACCAACTGTTGGTGGAGATAATGAATCTTTAGCACCAAAAGCAGTTATAGACTGGTTAAATGGTCGTGCAAAAGGGTTTATTTCTAGAGAAGGAAGTGAAGAAGTGAAAGCATTTTGGTCTACAGGTAAAGTAGGAATGACAGGAACTTCTTACAATGGAACAATTCCTTTAGCAGCTGCAACAACTGGTGTAGAAGGTTTAGAAGCAATTATTCCAATTGCCCCAAATACTTCTTATTATCATTATTATCGCTCAAATGGTTTGGTACGTTCTCCTGGAGGTTATTTAGGTGAAGATATAGATGTGTTATACGATTTTATTCATAGTGGAAAAGAGGAAAATAGAGCACGAAATAATAAAGTTGTGAGAGACACTGAAATGGCAAATGGTATGGACAGAGCCTCTGGAGATTATAATGACTTTTGGGCTGGACGTGATTATCTAAATCAAATGAAACCAATGAAAGCTGCATTATTAATGTCTCATGGTTTTAATGATTGGAATGTAATGCCTGAGCATAGTTATAGAATATATAAAAAAGCTTCGGAAATGGGCTTACAAACTCAAATTTTTTACCATCAAAATGGTCATGGAGGTCCACCACCGATGAAAATGATGAATCGTTGGTTTACTCGTTATTTACATGGAGTTGAAAACAACGTTGAGAATGATGCAAAAGCTTGGATTGTAAGAGAAAATGATAAAAAAAATGAGCCAACTTCTTATAAAAATTATCCAAACCCAGAAGCAGAAGCTGTTACTTTTTATTTAAATGGCGGAGCTCCTAAAGTTGGAGGTTTATCCCTAAATAAATCATCATCGAAAGCCAAAGAAACTTTGGTAGATAATTATTCTTTTTCCGCAGAAACTTTGGCACAAGCAGGTTACACAAATCATCGTTTGTTATATGTTACCCCAATTTTAAAAGAAAATATTCATATCTCTGGTTTATCATCAATAACAATTAAAGCAGCAAGTTCTAAAGCTGCTGTAAATTTATCTGTTTATTTAGTTTCTTTGCCATGGAATAAGGATAGAATAGTAAAAATAACCGATAATATTATTACCCGGGGTTGGGCAGATTTACAAAATCACAAATCGCTAACAGAAAGCAAACCATTGAAACCTGGTAAGTTTTATAAAATGACTTTCGATTTTCAACCTGATGATCAAATTATAAAAAAAGGACAACAAATTGGTTTAATGATTTTTTCTAGTGATAATAATTACACCTTGCTGCCAGAGCCAGGAACTGAATTAACAGTTGATTTAAAAGGAACTACAATTACAATTCCAATTGTGGGAGGTAAAGATGCCTTTAAAAAAGCAATTGACTAA
- a CDS encoding CocE/NonD family hydrolase gives MRRYIILAIFSFFLITNCDKSSQERTLKKDTYVLDNYTKQEVDIAMRDGTKLHTTIYTPKDNSKKYPILMQRTPYSSAPYGAGKMKTKISPNIHLMKEGNIVVYQDVRGRWMSEGVYDNMRAYIPNKTANQSDEVSDTFDTIDWLVKNVEYNNGNVGTWGISYPGHYATISAIDAHPALKAASPQACIGDFFFDDFHHNGAFLLSYFRAISLFGTYKDAPTNSAWYSFPKMNSQDQYQFFLDKGPLKNLNEYFQYDKLDVKTAENKDKIDDFFWKEIVEHPNYDSVWKSKGIIQHMNKVPSSVATMIVGGWFDAEDLYGPLETYKGIEKNGIENYNTLVFGPWDHGKWASSRVRNSVGNYYFGDSISLKFQKEIETKFFNHFLKGKGDKNSGLPEAYVFDSGKKEWKTYDAWPPKNVIKEDWFLSENQELTITKKASKEIKFISDIKRPIPYSEDIKTVFTPRKYMTDDQRFAARRPDVLVFETDVLTENLTLAGDILAKLKVATTGTAADWIVKVIDVHPSDLAEDNEGLQDHLKMSNYHLMVRSEVLRGRFRNSFEFPEPFTPNKKTDVNIKLQDVFHTFKKGHKLQIQVQSTWFPLIDLNPQTYVDNIYKADEKDFKTQTHTVFTDSSIEFSVLK, from the coding sequence ATGCGTAGATATATTATTCTTGCAATATTTAGTTTTTTTCTAATCACAAATTGTGATAAATCATCACAAGAAAGAACACTTAAAAAAGACACTTATGTTCTGGACAACTACACAAAGCAAGAAGTTGACATTGCAATGAGAGATGGAACTAAACTCCACACAACCATTTACACTCCAAAAGACAACAGTAAAAAATATCCTATTTTAATGCAAAGAACTCCATACAGTTCTGCGCCATATGGAGCAGGTAAAATGAAAACTAAAATTAGCCCGAATATTCATTTAATGAAAGAAGGAAATATTGTAGTGTATCAAGATGTTCGCGGTCGTTGGATGAGCGAAGGGGTTTATGATAATATGCGTGCTTACATTCCAAATAAAACAGCAAACCAATCTGACGAAGTCTCTGATACGTTTGATACGATTGATTGGCTTGTAAAAAACGTTGAATACAATAATGGAAATGTTGGAACCTGGGGAATTTCTTATCCCGGACATTATGCCACTATTTCTGCCATTGATGCGCATCCGGCTTTAAAAGCAGCTTCTCCACAAGCTTGTATTGGGGATTTTTTCTTTGACGATTTTCATCATAATGGCGCATTTCTATTAAGTTATTTTAGAGCAATTTCTTTATTTGGAACCTACAAAGATGCACCTACAAATTCTGCTTGGTATTCTTTTCCAAAAATGAATTCGCAAGATCAATATCAATTTTTTCTAGACAAAGGTCCTCTAAAAAACTTGAATGAATATTTTCAATATGATAAATTAGATGTGAAAACTGCTGAAAATAAAGATAAAATTGATGATTTTTTCTGGAAAGAAATTGTAGAACATCCTAATTATGATTCCGTGTGGAAAAGTAAAGGAATTATACAGCATATGAATAAAGTTCCGTCTTCTGTGGCAACGATGATTGTTGGTGGTTGGTTTGATGCTGAAGATTTATATGGGCCTTTAGAAACCTACAAAGGAATTGAAAAAAATGGAATAGAAAATTACAATACACTTGTTTTTGGACCTTGGGACCATGGAAAATGGGCAAGTTCTAGGGTTAGAAATTCTGTAGGAAATTATTATTTTGGAGATTCTATTTCATTAAAATTTCAGAAAGAAATTGAAACAAAATTCTTTAATCATTTCTTAAAAGGAAAAGGGGATAAAAATTCAGGTTTACCAGAAGCCTATGTTTTTGATTCTGGTAAAAAAGAATGGAAAACTTATGATGCTTGGCCTCCAAAAAATGTAATCAAAGAAGATTGGTTTTTATCAGAAAATCAAGAATTGACTATTACTAAAAAAGCATCAAAAGAAATTAAATTTATAAGTGATATTAAAAGACCTATTCCATATTCCGAAGATATCAAAACCGTTTTTACGCCAAGAAAATATATGACAGATGACCAACGTTTTGCCGCAAGAAGACCAGATGTTCTGGTTTTTGAAACGGATGTTTTAACCGAAAATTTAACGTTAGCTGGAGATATTTTAGCAAAACTTAAAGTCGCAACTACCGGAACCGCAGCAGATTGGATTGTAAAAGTAATTGACGTGCATCCTTCAGATTTGGCCGAAGATAATGAAGGTTTACAAGATCATTTAAAAATGAGTAATTATCATTTAATGGTTAGAAGTGAAGTTTTACGCGGTCGTTTTAGAAATAGTTTTGAATTTCCAGAACCATTTACACCAAACAAAAAAACGGATGTTAATATAAAATTACAAGATGTTTTTCACACCTTTAAAAAAGGACATAAATTACAAATACAAGTGCAGAGTACTTGGTTCCCTTTAATAGATTTGAATCCTCAAACTTATGTAGACAATATATATAAAGCTGATGAGAAAGATTTTAAAACACAAACACATACTGTTTTTACTGATTCTAGCATTGAGTTTTCAGTATTGAAATAA
- a CDS encoding DJ-1/PfpI family protein, with protein MKRLFFPLLLIIILSCQSNSINKKNPIKEEVSQKKTFLKLEKERYNVAFLIMDGTFNTELTAPFDIFQHTIFRKNIKAMNVFTVANTDQAITTFEGMRIMPDYNYLKDSLPKIDIFVVPSAEHHLNSDLEDIAMIDFVKQVDKEATYVTSHCDGAFVLAKAELLKGKVSTTFPSDINTMRKMFPELDIRKDVLFVHDGKYITSAGGAKSFEAALYLCEFLYGKEVAKSLAGGLVIDWNVDTVPHLVVK; from the coding sequence ATGAAAAGATTATTTTTCCCTTTGTTGCTGATTATAATACTAAGTTGTCAATCTAATAGTATAAACAAGAAAAATCCAATTAAGGAAGAAGTATCTCAAAAAAAAACGTTTCTAAAGTTAGAAAAAGAAAGATATAACGTTGCTTTTTTAATTATGGATGGAACTTTTAATACAGAGTTAACTGCCCCTTTTGATATTTTTCAACATACAATTTTTAGAAAAAATATTAAAGCAATGAATGTATTTACAGTTGCAAATACAGATCAAGCTATTACCACTTTTGAAGGTATGAGAATTATGCCAGATTATAATTACCTTAAAGATTCGTTACCAAAAATTGATATTTTTGTAGTGCCTTCTGCAGAACATCATTTAAATTCTGATTTAGAAGATATAGCTATGATTGATTTTGTGAAGCAAGTTGATAAAGAAGCTACTTACGTTACCTCTCATTGTGATGGTGCTTTTGTATTGGCAAAAGCAGAATTATTGAAAGGTAAGGTTTCTACTACTTTTCCTTCTGATATTAATACAATGAGAAAAATGTTTCCTGAATTAGATATCAGAAAAGATGTTTTATTTGTGCATGATGGAAAATATATTACTTCAGCTGGAGGTGCAAAATCGTTTGAAGCAGCTTTGTATTTATGCGAATTTTTATACGGTAAAGAGGTTGCAAAGTCTCTAGCTGGTGGTTTAGTAATTGATTGGAATGTAGATACAGTTCCACATTTAGTTGTTAAATAG